In a single window of the Bactrocera dorsalis isolate Fly_Bdor chromosome 2, ASM2337382v1, whole genome shotgun sequence genome:
- the LOC105222709 gene encoding transient receptor potential channel pyrexia isoform X4, giving the protein MNIFKSIPPNLMVRWRNNNADAMIEAQYPTPGEFEYMECGPSPPAESAPSMYDSFEEPTSELSVQICNDTLRISLIDQMKSAAGRVRFLEDIEQGNVIKDNTKAHFESASKIEKNLSYLWAAFLKRWDLLQSFLDIGAELNFCDQNGISALHLGAFSGCLSTLSFLVGQSMNVNLQPKCYTPLHCAAFGNSAEAAKFLINNGALITIDTNKPNCEESLLHCAVRANALECVKLFIVEGADVNSLKPNGTNAIHLAADLGNAQCLEALLSAPGADANVRICIREKESTALHLAADEGNVECVDLLLAKGADAKLKNHRGFTALHLAARTSSLECVESLLRNGNADPNAEDFDHRTPLHAAIGKSENAFDILELLIQWGANVNHKDIYGFTALHLAALDGLAQSVEMLIFHGADVTTKSKKGTSALNVITRKTPASVAMIRQKLDAAITLHHSQDPVNREVELELDFRQLLQHCHPREISYLNTFVDEGQKEILEHPLCSSFLYIKWGKIRKYYIGRLIFCFTFVLFLTLYVLTALAHNCYNGSKDDNTTIQAKELCQKQSILGDMLRNNPFVMEMQWWVLVAITIVEIFRKLYGITGYSTFKHYVTQVENIMEWFVITSVFIISYIYTNKTYTFQNHIGAFAVLLGWTNLMLMIGQLPVFDVYVAMYTRVQGEFAKLFMAYSCMLIGFTISFCVIFPSSSSFANPFMGFITVLVMMIGEQDLSLLINDPDGKDPPFLLEVSAQITFVLFLLFVTIILMNLLVGIAVHDIQGLKKTAGLSKLVRQTKLISYIESALFNGYLPPWLRNLLHYTALVSPQAYRVVLCVKPLNPSEKRLPREILMKAYEVGKMRKHFGHTISAKGTAATYLQYKNKYNDNQTQNYSMDDLETTHFNTLTTKIDENAERIEFLTQEIQELKQALITQQQQASKVIDKLLIVISNQQKNNLRK; this is encoded by the coding sequence ATTCAAATCGATACCGCCAAATTTAATGGTACGATGGCGCAACAATAATGCAGACGCCATGATAGAGGCCCAATATCCGACACCCGGTGAATTCGAGTACATGGAGTGCGGACCCTCGCCGCCAGCCGAAAGCGCGCCCAGCATGTATGATAGCTTCGAGGAGCCCACCAGCGAGCTAAGCGTACAAATATGCAACGACACGCTGCGCATCAGTCTCATCGATCAGATGAAGAGCGCCGCAGGACGGGTGCGTTTCCTAGAGGATATCGAACAGGGCAACGTGATCAAAGATAACACCAAAGCACATTTCGAATCAGCATCGAAAATCGAGAAGAATCTCAGTTACTTGTGGGCAGCGTTTTTGAAGCGTTGGGACTTACTACAAAGTTTCCTAGACATAGGCGCTGAATTGAATTTCTGTGATCAAAATGGCATTTCGGCTTTGCATTTGGGCGCCTTTAGCGGCTGCCTATCGACGTTAAGTTTCCTAGTCGGCCAGTCAATGAATGTGAATCTACAACCAAAATGTTATACGCCGCTGCATTGTGCAGCTTTCGGCAATTCCGCCGAAGCGGCTAAGTTTCTAATCAACAATGGTGCACTCATCACCATCGACACCAATAAACCGAACTGTGAGGAAAGTCTACTGCACTGTGCTGTGCGCGCCAATGCGCTCGAATGCGTGAAACTATTCATTGTGGAAGGCGCAGACGTGAATTCTTTGAAACCAAATGGCACCAATGCGATACACCTGGCGGCAGATTTGGGCAACGCGCAGTGCTTGGAGGCGCTGCTGAGTGCACCTGGTGCCGATGCCAATGTGCGAATATGCATACGGGAAAAGGAGTCGACAGCGTTGCATTTGGCCGCCGATGAAGGCAATGTTGAATGCGTCGATCTGCTGCTGGCAAAAGGTGCTGATGCGAAATTGAAGAATCATCGCGGCTTTACAGCCTTGCATTTAGCGGCGCGCACTTCAAGTCTGGAATGTGTGGAATCGCTGTTGCGTAACGGTAATGCCGATCCCAACGCCGAAGACTTCGATCATCGTACGCCGTTACACGCGGCGATAGGCAAATCGGAGAATGCCTTTGATATACTCGAGTTACTAATACAATGGGGTGCCAATGTGAATCATAAAGATATTTATGGTTTTACCGCCTTACATTTAGCCGCGCTCGACGGCTTGGCACAATCCGTTGAAATGCTGATCTTTCACGGCGCGGATGTGACAACGAAATCGAAAAAGGGCACTTCAGCCTTGAATGTCATCACGCGTAAGACGCCCGCTTCGGTGGCGATGATACGCCAGAAACTGGATGCCGCCATTACGCTGCACCACTCACAGGACCCAGTCAATCGCGAGGTAGAGTTAGAACTCGACTTTCGACAGTTATTGCAGCACTGTCATCCACGTGAGATAAGCTATCTGAACACATTTGTGGACGAAGGACAGAAGGAAATACTCGAGCATCCGTTATGCTCCTCGTTTTTGTACATAAAATGGGGTAAAATACGTAAATACTATATTGGTCGGCTCATCTTCTGTTTCACCTTCGTGCTCTTTCTCACACTCTACGTACTAACCGCGCTCGCACACAATTGCTATAACGGCAGCAAGGACGACAACACGACCATACAGGCTAAAGAACTCTGCCAAAAGCAGTCCATACTCGGCGATATGCTGCGCAATAATCCCTTTGTGATGGAAATGCAATGGTGGGTATTGGTCGCTATCACCATCGTTGAGATATTTCGGAAGCTCTATGGTATAACGGGTTATTCAACGTTCAAACACTATGTGACGCAGGTGGAAAATATCATGGAATGGTTCGTCATAACTAGCGTCTTTATCATCTCCTACATATACACGAACAAGACATATACCTTTCAGAACCACATAGGCGCATTTGCGGTGCTATTGGGTTGGACAAATCTGATGTTGATGATTGGTCAATTGCCAGTCTTCGATGTCTACGTGGCGATGTACACACGTGTACAAGGTGAATTCGCGAAACTTTTCATGGCATACTCGTGCATGCTGATCGGTTTCACGATTAGTTTTTGCGTAATCTTTCCCTCATCTTCGTCGTTCGCCAACCCCTTCATGGGATTCATCACTGTACTGGTAATGATGATCGGCGAACAAGATCTATCATTGCTGATCAACGATCCCGACGGCAAGGATCCGCCATTCTTATTGGAGGTGAGCGCCCAAATCACATTTGTGCTCTTTCTACTCTTCGTAACAATCATACTGATGAACTTATTGGTCGGCATAGCCGTGCATGACATACAGGGCTTAAAGAAGACCGCAGGGCTCTCGAAACTGGTACGCCAAACTAAACTCATATCGTACATAGAGTCCGCACTCTTTAACGGCTATTTACCGCCTTGGCTACGCAATCTATTACACTATACGGCACTAGTCTCGCCGCAGGCTTACCGCGTCGTGTTGTGCGTAAAGCCGTTAAATCCCAGCGAAAAGCGTTTACCACGCGAAATACTCATGAAGGCGTACGAAGTGGGAAAAATGCGTAAACATTTCGGACACACGATTTCGGCGAAAGGAACAGCCGCGACttatttgcaatacaaaaacaaatataatgatAATCAGACACAAAACTACTCAATGGACGACTTGGAAACGACACATTTTAACACGCTAACGACGAAAATCGACGAAAATGCCGAACGCATTGAATTCCTCACGCAGGAAATTCAGGAACTGAAGCAAGCGCTCATCACGCAACAACAGCAGGCGAGCAAAGTGATCGATAAGCTATTGATTGTGATTTCAAATCAGCAAAAGAATAATTTAaggaaataa
- the LOC105222709 gene encoding transient receptor potential channel pyrexia isoform X5: MVRWRNNNADAMIEAQYPTPGEFEYMECGPSPPAESAPSMYDSFEEPTSELSVQICNDTLRISLIDQMKSAAGRVRFLEDIEQGNVIKDNTKAHFESASKIEKNLSYLWAAFLKRWDLLQSFLDIGAELNFCDQNGISALHLGAFSGCLSTLSFLVGQSMNVNLQPKCYTPLHCAAFGNSAEAAKFLINNGALITIDTNKPNCEESLLHCAVRANALECVKLFIVEGADVNSLKPNGTNAIHLAADLGNAQCLEALLSAPGADANVRICIREKESTALHLAADEGNVECVDLLLAKGADAKLKNHRGFTALHLAARTSSLECVESLLRNGNADPNAEDFDHRTPLHAAIGKSENAFDILELLIQWGANVNHKDIYGFTALHLAALDGLAQSVEMLIFHGADVTTKSKKGTSALNVITRKTPASVAMIRQKLDAAITLHHSQDPVNREVELELDFRQLLQHCHPREISYLNTFVDEGQKEILEHPLCSSFLYIKWGKIRKYYIGRLIFCFTFVLFLTLYVLTALAHNCYNGSKDDNTTIQAKELCQKQSILGDMLRNNPFVMEMQWWVLVAITIVEIFRKLYGITGYSTFKHYVTQVENIMEWFVITSVFIISYIYTNKTYTFQNHIGAFAVLLGWTNLMLMIGQLPVFDVYVAMYTRVQGEFAKLFMAYSCMLIGFTISFCVIFPSSSSFANPFMGFITVLVMMIGEQDLSLLINDPDGKDPPFLLEVSAQITFVLFLLFVTIILMNLLVGIAVHDIQGLKKTAGLSKLVRQTKLISYIESALFNGYLPPWLRNLLHYTALVSPQAYRVVLCVKPLNPSEKRLPREILMKAYEVGKMRKHFGHTISAKGTAATYLQYKNKYNDNQTQNYSMDDLETTHFNTLTTKIDENAERIEFLTQEIQELKQALITQQQQASKVIDKLLIVISNQQKNNLRK, from the coding sequence ATGGTACGATGGCGCAACAATAATGCAGACGCCATGATAGAGGCCCAATATCCGACACCCGGTGAATTCGAGTACATGGAGTGCGGACCCTCGCCGCCAGCCGAAAGCGCGCCCAGCATGTATGATAGCTTCGAGGAGCCCACCAGCGAGCTAAGCGTACAAATATGCAACGACACGCTGCGCATCAGTCTCATCGATCAGATGAAGAGCGCCGCAGGACGGGTGCGTTTCCTAGAGGATATCGAACAGGGCAACGTGATCAAAGATAACACCAAAGCACATTTCGAATCAGCATCGAAAATCGAGAAGAATCTCAGTTACTTGTGGGCAGCGTTTTTGAAGCGTTGGGACTTACTACAAAGTTTCCTAGACATAGGCGCTGAATTGAATTTCTGTGATCAAAATGGCATTTCGGCTTTGCATTTGGGCGCCTTTAGCGGCTGCCTATCGACGTTAAGTTTCCTAGTCGGCCAGTCAATGAATGTGAATCTACAACCAAAATGTTATACGCCGCTGCATTGTGCAGCTTTCGGCAATTCCGCCGAAGCGGCTAAGTTTCTAATCAACAATGGTGCACTCATCACCATCGACACCAATAAACCGAACTGTGAGGAAAGTCTACTGCACTGTGCTGTGCGCGCCAATGCGCTCGAATGCGTGAAACTATTCATTGTGGAAGGCGCAGACGTGAATTCTTTGAAACCAAATGGCACCAATGCGATACACCTGGCGGCAGATTTGGGCAACGCGCAGTGCTTGGAGGCGCTGCTGAGTGCACCTGGTGCCGATGCCAATGTGCGAATATGCATACGGGAAAAGGAGTCGACAGCGTTGCATTTGGCCGCCGATGAAGGCAATGTTGAATGCGTCGATCTGCTGCTGGCAAAAGGTGCTGATGCGAAATTGAAGAATCATCGCGGCTTTACAGCCTTGCATTTAGCGGCGCGCACTTCAAGTCTGGAATGTGTGGAATCGCTGTTGCGTAACGGTAATGCCGATCCCAACGCCGAAGACTTCGATCATCGTACGCCGTTACACGCGGCGATAGGCAAATCGGAGAATGCCTTTGATATACTCGAGTTACTAATACAATGGGGTGCCAATGTGAATCATAAAGATATTTATGGTTTTACCGCCTTACATTTAGCCGCGCTCGACGGCTTGGCACAATCCGTTGAAATGCTGATCTTTCACGGCGCGGATGTGACAACGAAATCGAAAAAGGGCACTTCAGCCTTGAATGTCATCACGCGTAAGACGCCCGCTTCGGTGGCGATGATACGCCAGAAACTGGATGCCGCCATTACGCTGCACCACTCACAGGACCCAGTCAATCGCGAGGTAGAGTTAGAACTCGACTTTCGACAGTTATTGCAGCACTGTCATCCACGTGAGATAAGCTATCTGAACACATTTGTGGACGAAGGACAGAAGGAAATACTCGAGCATCCGTTATGCTCCTCGTTTTTGTACATAAAATGGGGTAAAATACGTAAATACTATATTGGTCGGCTCATCTTCTGTTTCACCTTCGTGCTCTTTCTCACACTCTACGTACTAACCGCGCTCGCACACAATTGCTATAACGGCAGCAAGGACGACAACACGACCATACAGGCTAAAGAACTCTGCCAAAAGCAGTCCATACTCGGCGATATGCTGCGCAATAATCCCTTTGTGATGGAAATGCAATGGTGGGTATTGGTCGCTATCACCATCGTTGAGATATTTCGGAAGCTCTATGGTATAACGGGTTATTCAACGTTCAAACACTATGTGACGCAGGTGGAAAATATCATGGAATGGTTCGTCATAACTAGCGTCTTTATCATCTCCTACATATACACGAACAAGACATATACCTTTCAGAACCACATAGGCGCATTTGCGGTGCTATTGGGTTGGACAAATCTGATGTTGATGATTGGTCAATTGCCAGTCTTCGATGTCTACGTGGCGATGTACACACGTGTACAAGGTGAATTCGCGAAACTTTTCATGGCATACTCGTGCATGCTGATCGGTTTCACGATTAGTTTTTGCGTAATCTTTCCCTCATCTTCGTCGTTCGCCAACCCCTTCATGGGATTCATCACTGTACTGGTAATGATGATCGGCGAACAAGATCTATCATTGCTGATCAACGATCCCGACGGCAAGGATCCGCCATTCTTATTGGAGGTGAGCGCCCAAATCACATTTGTGCTCTTTCTACTCTTCGTAACAATCATACTGATGAACTTATTGGTCGGCATAGCCGTGCATGACATACAGGGCTTAAAGAAGACCGCAGGGCTCTCGAAACTGGTACGCCAAACTAAACTCATATCGTACATAGAGTCCGCACTCTTTAACGGCTATTTACCGCCTTGGCTACGCAATCTATTACACTATACGGCACTAGTCTCGCCGCAGGCTTACCGCGTCGTGTTGTGCGTAAAGCCGTTAAATCCCAGCGAAAAGCGTTTACCACGCGAAATACTCATGAAGGCGTACGAAGTGGGAAAAATGCGTAAACATTTCGGACACACGATTTCGGCGAAAGGAACAGCCGCGACttatttgcaatacaaaaacaaatataatgatAATCAGACACAAAACTACTCAATGGACGACTTGGAAACGACACATTTTAACACGCTAACGACGAAAATCGACGAAAATGCCGAACGCATTGAATTCCTCACGCAGGAAATTCAGGAACTGAAGCAAGCGCTCATCACGCAACAACAGCAGGCGAGCAAAGTGATCGATAAGCTATTGATTGTGATTTCAAATCAGCAAAAGAATAATTTAaggaaataa